A part of Aegilops tauschii subsp. strangulata cultivar AL8/78 chromosome 2, Aet v6.0, whole genome shotgun sequence genomic DNA contains:
- the LOC120974451 gene encoding uncharacterized protein, translating to MARKKVPLRYIGNSTQRRTYVTRRNNLVKKAGELGILCNTKICMLVYDEGAAAPDVYPSHTEAVAILNRYKNMPDIARFKKVVTQEEFLTKQVAKLQHEADKLRREREDRDTKILLHKAMLGGNLNAEEVARVGCKLQEIRKSLAERIANTSGQPPVFQPQAPYVTGGVDMGPPSTDQGPPQQEGWQPEVFQQAQAPQVTSNVDMGYLPTYQVPPQQQQGWQPQVFRPQAPYVTGNVDMGPPQMYHVPLQQHGWQPPTFQRSEGDGALLYNANNGTGGHDGAGTSSSAGFPMDDLMQFFNNMGSGLQ from the coding sequence ATGGCCCGCAAGAAGGTGCCCCTCCGGTACATTGGCAACTCAACACAGCGCCGTACTTATGTGACGCGCCGCAACAACCTGGTGAAGAAGGCGGGCGAGTTGGGCATCCTGTGCAACACCAAGATCTGCATGCTGGTGTATGATGAGGGCGCCGCGGCGCCGGACGTTTACCCGTCCCACACGGAGGCGGTGGCTATCCTGAATAGGTACAAGAACATGCCGGACATAGCACGGTTCAAGAAGGTGGTGACCCAGGAGGAGTTCCTCACCAAGCAAGTCGCCAAGCTCCAGCATGAGGCCGACAAGCTCCGGCGCGAGCGTGAGGACCGCGATACCAAGATCCTTCTGCACAAGGCCATGCTCGGCGGCAACCTGAATGCCGAGGAGGTCGCCAGGGTTGGTTGTAAGTTGCAGGAGATCCGCAAGAGCCTCGCCGAGCGCATCGCAAATACCAGCGGGCAGCCGCCGGTCTTCCAGCCCCAAGCGCCATACGTCACCGGCGGTGTCGACATGGGCCCTCCGTCGACGGACCAGGGGCCGCCGCAGCAGGAGGGCTGGCAGCCAGAGGTCTTCCAGCAGGCCCAGGCACCACAGGTCACGAGCAACGTCGACATGGGCTATCTGCCGACATATCAGGTGCCGCCTCAGCAGCAACAAGGCTGGCAGCCGCAGGTCTTTCGGCCCCAGGCGCCATACGTCACCGGCAACGTCGACATGGGGCCTCCGCAGATGTATCATGTGCCGctgcagcagcacggctggcagCCACCAACCTTCCAGAGGTCCGAGGGGGACGGTGCCTTGCTCTACAATGCTAATAACGGTACTGGTGGCCACGACGGCGCCGGTACTAGCTCTAGCGCCGGCTTCCCCATGGATGATCTGATGCAGTTCTTCAACAATATGGGATCCGGGTTGCAGTGA